GGAACGCGCTGCTGCGCGGGCTGGAATTGCAGGTGGTCGAAGGTCCCAACGCCGTAGGCGCGTATCTGCTCGCGCCCGCCGCGCCGACGCAGGCGCAGGCCGCGCAGTTGTTGCAGCGGCTGCGCAGCGCGCCGGGCATCCGCCTGGCCGAATCCGTCGCTGCGCG
This genomic interval from Salifodinibacter halophilus contains the following:
- a CDS encoding zf-HC2 domain-containing protein; the encoded protein is QRAGYRTLSDAPAAAPTPPAAIRVVPDPTMPLGEWNALLRGLELQVVEGPNAVGAYLLAPAAPTQAQAAQLLQRLRSAPGIRLAESVAAR